From the Achromobacter xylosoxidans A8 genome, the window GGCTTCACCAACGACGCGGATCCGGAAGACCCGACCATGCGCCGGGTGTGGCTGGACCTGGCCTGATATCAGGCTCGTTCAGGCGGTCTTCCGGACCGTCTGGGCGGGCTTGAGCCGCGCGATCGATTCGTCCACCGACAGCACGTCGCCGAAGAACAGCATCCAGCCGTGCAGCGCGTGCTCGTGCTCGGCCGGCGTGACCGCGGCCAGCGCGTCGTCCACCATGATGGTGCGGAAGTCGCGCATCATGGCATCGCGGGCGGTGGATTCGCAGCACACGTTGGTGACCGTGCCGGCGATCAGCAGTGTATCCACGCCGCGCCCGCGCAAGAGCGGCTCCAGTTCGGAAGAGCCTGGCGCCATCGCACTGTAGAAGCGCTTGGTCACCCGCAGATCGCTGTCTTGCGCATGCAAGTCCGGGTGCAGTGCATAGCCGGGCGCGTCGCGGCGCAGCGTTTCCAGGCGCCGGGCGCTGCGCTCCGGCGTCAGCATCACGCGGTGGTGGTGCGACCAGAACAAGTCGGCATTGTCAGAGGCGGTCTGCACCCAGACGATGGTGCCGCCCGCGGCGCGCACTGCGTCGCACAGGCGGTTGATGGGCGCGATGATCTCGCGCGCCGGTGCGCATTCGCCCTGGTAGCCGGGCAGGGTGAAATACTGCTGCATGTCCACCACCACCACCGCCAGGCGCGCGGCCGGCAGTTCGTCATAGGGGTGCAGGCGGCCCTGGCGGGCGATCACGCGGTCCTGCACCCATTGCGGGAATTCCATGGCGGCTCCTTATCCGTAGCGCCGCGCGATGGCGGCTTCGATGCGGTAGACGATCAGGTACATCACGCTGGAGATCAGGGCCAGTATGGCGATGGCGGTCATGACGATGTTCAGCTTGAACACCTGGCTGCCGTTCATGATGAGAAAGCCCAGGCCGGAATCCGCAGACTGGAACTCGCCCACGATCACCCCCACCAGCGCCAGGCCGATGTTCATCTTCACGGCCGCGATCAGCGTGGGCACGCTGCCCGGCAGCACCACCTTGGTCAGCACCTGCCAGCGGCTGGCGCCGAAGGTATGGGCCAGCTTGACCTTGTTCAGGTCTATGCCGCGAAAGCCCGCATAGATCACCATGATGGTCACGAATACCGCGATCGCCACGGCCATGCCGTACACCGCGTAGTCCGAACCCAGCCAAAGATAGAAGATCGGCACGAAGGCGATCTTGGGCATGGCATTGGCCACCACCAGAAAGGGGTCCAGCACCTTGTAGAGGAAGTCCGACCACCACAGTGCGGCGGCCACCACGATGCCGATCGCCATGCTCAGGCCGAAGCCCACCAGCGTGGCGCTCAGCGTGGTCATGATGTGCTTGCCCAGTTGGCCGTTGTTCCAGAGCTCGATAAACGTCGGCCACAGCGCGCTGGGATAGCTGGTCAGGAGCGGGTTGAGGATATGCATGCGCGGCAGGATTTCCCAGGCGCACAGGAAGACCGCCAGTAGCAGCGCCTGCGCAATGCGGATATGCCTGCGCCGCGCGCGGTCGCGTTGCAGGTAGTTCAGGTATTTCTCGCTGGGTGCGCGTACGGCGCGCAGCGGAACGGTATTGGCGACGGGCGCGTTCATGGGTCAACCCTCCACGTGGACGTCCAGCTCGTCCCACAGCTGTTTGAAGTAGGTATTGAATTCAGGCCGCGAGCGCGCTTGGAACGGCGTCGGCCGGGTCCCGTCGCCATAGTGGATGCGGTACTGGCTCTTCAGGCGGCCGGGCCGGCGCGACAGCACGATGACGCGGTCCGTCATGGCGATGGCTTCGCCGATGTCGTGCGTGACCAGCACCACGGTCTTGCCTTCGCGCCGCAGGATGTCCACCACTTCATCGGAGATCGCCAGCCGCGTCTGCGAATCCAGCGCGGAGAAGGGCTCGTCCAGCAGGATCACATCGGGCTCGGTGACCAGGGTGCGGGCCAGCGCGGCGCGCTGCCGCATGCCGCCCGACAGCTGGCGCGGCGTGTGCGACAGGAAGGCGCCCAGCCCGCATTTTTCCAGCAGGTGCACGGCTCGCGCCTCGCTGCGCGCGTCGCGGCGGCCCTGGATTTCCGCGCCCAGCATGACGTTGTCCAGGATGGTGCGCCACTCGAACAGGTAGTCCTGCTGCAGCATGTAGCCGATACGCGGATTGGGCTTGGTCACGGCCTGGCCGTCTATCATCACCGCGCCCGAGGTGGGTGGAATCAGCCCGGCGATCAGGGACAGCAGCGTGCTCTTGCCGCAGCCGCTTTGCCCGATCAGGCTGACGAATTCGCCCGCCGCCAGCGTGAACGACACGTTGGCCAGCGCCTCGGTCTCGCCTTCCTGGGTGAAGTAGGAAAGACAGACCTCGCGCAGTTCGATCTTGGCCGTGGCGGGATCCGGCTTCAGGTTGTGGATGACGGCGCCCATCATTGGGCCTTCTTGGCGAAGTCGGTCACCACCACGTCCTCATATTTGACGCGGGCGTTGTCCTTCATGACCGCGCTGGCGATCAGCATGTCCTGCAGCTGGTTCATGGCCTCGGCCGTCACCAGCGGCGTGGTCTTCCAGATCTGGTATTGCTTGTAGCGCTCGATGGCTTCGGTCACCGCGGCCTGGTCCATGCCGGGGAAGTAAGTCATGATCTGCGGCGTCAGCGTGGCGGCGGGCGTGTCTTTCACATACTTTTCGGCCCGCGCCACCACATTGGTCCAGGCCTGGATGACCTTGGGGTTGTCGCGGATGTATTTGTCGGTGGCCGTGAATACGGTGTAGTCCACCTGGCCGACTTCATGACCCACCGAGGCGACGATGTAGCCCTTGCCGTTGCGCACCAGTTCGCCGGCCTCGGGTTCAAGAAAGATGCCGTATTCGCCCTGGCCGGCCATCCATGCCCCGGCGCGCGCCGGGATGCCGATGTTGTTCAGCAGCTTCACGTCCTTTTGCGGATCCACGCCATGCTTGCGCAGCGCCGTTTCCAGGAACACGATGGGATTGGACCCGGGCCGGAAGCCGATGACCTCCTTGCCTTTGAGCATGGACCAGTCGAACTTCTCCACCGGCTTGCGCGCCAGCAGGAAGAAGCCGTCGGTGGCGGTCAGTCCGGCGAAGATCTTGGGTTTGACCGGCGATTCGCTGTTGTGGACATAGATGGACGCCTCGGGGCCGATCAGCACGATGTCGGCGCTGCCGGACAGCAGGGCGGTCATGCCCTTGTCCGTGCCCTGCGAAGTCTTCATGGACACGTCCAGGCCGGCGTCCTTGAAGTAGCCCTGCGACAGGGCCACGTATTTCGGCACGTAAAGAATGGACCGCACCACTTCTTCGTAGCGGACCTTCACGGGGGGATTGAGGGCTTCGGCCTGGGCGGCCAGGGGGGCGAGCAGCGCGAGCAGCGCCGCAGCCGCCAGACGGGGCGATGGCAAGGATTTCACGGGACTTTCTCCTGCGTCTTGAATGCCACGCCGAAACCCGGCGCAACACGGCCAATGGAATGGATCGACAACAACAACAGGGAAGCCCGAACTGGTCGCCCGGGCCGGTAAGGCTTGGATCGAATACTATATTCAATAGAAAGAGGCGACAAGCATTTTGCAGTTGGCGTTTTTCTCTATGGACGAGAGAAGCTCAGCCCGCTAAAAATTCAGGCTGGAATGCCAATTGGTATACAAAATGAAATCGCAGGCCGCCAGGGCCTGCGATGGACCGGCAGGGCGCGCAGCGCCCATCCGCCGGGATCAGGGCCGCCGCGCGCGGCCCTGCGTGGTTTTCAGACCAGGACTTGGTTCAAGAACTTGGAGACGTCGGCCACTTCCTCGGCGCAAACCGAGTGCGGCATCGGGTAGGTGTGCCATTGCACGTCGTAGCCCAGCCGCTGCAGTTCGGCCAGCGAGGCCTGGGCGCGCGGCAGCGACACCACCGGATCGTACTGGCCGTGGGCCAGGAAGATGGGCGTGTCCTGGTTGGCGCCGTGGCGCTCGGCCTCGGCCGTATCCAGTAGCGGCAGGTAGCCCGACAAACCCATCATGCCCGCCAGCTTTTCCGGCAGGCGGATGCCGGTATGCAGGGTCATGGCGCAGCCCTGCGAAAAGCCCGCCAGCACGATCCTGGAAGTAGGAATGCCGCGGGCGTTCTCGCGCGCGATCAGCTTGTGGATGGCGGCTTCCGAGGCGCGGATGCCGTGGGCGTCCTCGACGCGCACCAGGTCCATGACCAGGATGTCGTACCAGGAGCGCATCGCCATGCCGTTATTGATCGTCACGCGCTGCACCGGCGCGTTCGGGAACACGAAGCGCACCGAAGCGCCGGCCGGCAGGTCCAGCTCCGGCACGATGGGCGCGAAGTCGTTGCCGTCGGCGCCCAGGCCGTGCAGCCAGATCACGGCATGCGTGGGATTGGGGGCGGTTTCGATTTCGATGCAATCGAGTAGGTCGGTCGGAGCGTTCATGGACGGCGGACGGTGAAAATCAAAGGGTGAGGGTCTTCAGGGCCTGGAACAGCGCGCGGTAGTGCTTTTTTTGCGGCTCCTGGCCTTGCAGCAGGGCGGCGTTGGCCTGCTTTTCCTTGCGGGCGGCGCGGATCAGTGCGCGCAGTTGCTGGACGTCGGCTTGCGGATTGCTGTTGAGCAACTTGGTCAAGGCCTCGTCGTCGTCCAGCAGGCGGTCGCGCAGCGTTTCCAGCCGGTGCATGGCGGCGGTTTCCTCGCGCGAGCCGTTTTCCCAGATGTCGAGCTGGGTGCGGATCTCGTCGGCCGGCGCGTCGCGCATCAGCTTGCCCACGAAGTGAACCTGGCGCCGCTTGCCCTCGCGCCCGGTGGTGCGCTGCGCCGTACGGATGGCCTCATAGAGGCGTTCCGCCAGGGGTAATTGCTTGAGGCGTTCAGGGGACAGTTCGATCAGCTGCTTGCCCAGGTCCAGCAGGGCGTGCATTTCGCGCTTGACCTGGGACTTGCTGGGACGGTCGTAGCCGTTCTCGTCGTAACCGTCGTCGACGGATTCTTCTTCAGTATGGGAATTCATGGAAAACTGCGCAATGACAGACTTGGCTATGATAACCGTCTCTGCAAATTGGACTGCAATGGTTAAAACCTCCTCATCCTTGCCGCTGGCGGCGAATCACGCGCGTTTTTCCGAACTCGTCGAACAAACCCTCGCCTATGCGCGCCAGATCGGCGCCTCCGACGCCGCGGCGGAAGTCTCGGAAAGCCTGGGCCTGTCGGTGTCCGTACGCAAGAACGACATCGAAACCGTCGAACAGACCCGCGACCGCTCCCTGGACCTGACGGTCTACGCCGGCCAGAGCCGCGGTTCCGCCTCCACCTCCGACTTTTCCGAAGCCGCGCTGCGCCAGACAGTCGAAGCCGCCTGGCATATCGCGCGCCACACCGCCGCCGATCCGGCCGCCGGCCTGCCCGACGCCGACCAGCTGGCCACCGAATTCCCCGACCTGGACCTGCACCGTGCCTGGAGCGTGTCCACCGAAGAGGCCGCCGAGCTGGCGCTGCGCGCCGAGCGCGCCGCCCGCGAGGTCGATGCGCGCATCACCAATACCGATGGCGCCACCGTGGGCACCTACGAAGGCCAATTCGTGATGGGCAACACGCGCGGTTTCCTGGGCGGCTATCCGTACTCCCGCCACAGCCTGTCGGTCGCGCCCATCGCCGGCCGTGGCAACGGCATGCAGCGCGACTACTGGTACAGCTCCGAGCGCGATCCGGCCAAGCTGGCATCGCCCGAAGCCATCGGCCGCTACGCCGCCGAGCGCACGCTGTCGCGCCTGTCGGCCCGCCGCATCCGCACCGGCAAGTTCCCGGTCCTGTTCGAAGCGCCGTTGGCGCTGGGGCTGGTGGGCGCGCTGACCCAGGCCGCCAACGGCGGCGCGCTGTATCGCAAGGCCAGCTTCCTGCTGGACGCGTTGGGCAAGCCCATCTTCCCTGACCACATCAACCTCACCGAAGACCCGCACATCCGCGGCGCCATGGGCAGCTCGCCCTTCGACGACGAAGGCGTGCGCACGCGTCGCCGCAACGTGGTGTCGGCCGGGGTGCTGGAAGGCTACTTCCTGTCTTCCTACACCGCCCGCAAACTGGGCATGGTCACCACCGGCAATGCCGGCGGCTCGCACAACCTGGTGTTCAGCTCCACCCGCACCCGCCGCGGCGACGACTTCGAAGCCATGCTCAAGAAGATGGGCACGGGCTTTCTCGTCACCGAACTGATCGGGCAGGGCGTCAACTACGTCACCGGTGACTACTCGCGCGGCGCGTTCGGCTACTGGGTGGAAAACGGCCAGATCCAGCACGCGGTGCAGGAAATCACCATTGCCGGCAATCTGGCCGACATGTTCAAGCAGATCGTGGCAATCGGCGCCGACACGATTTCGCGCGGCACCAAGACCACCGGTTCGATCCTGATCGAACAGATGGCCATTGCCGGAACCTGATCTCTCGGATGCAGCCGCGGCGCCATGCGCCGCGGCTGCCTTGAGATCCCCGCAGTCGTTCCGGTCTTTGCAATCCCTTACCTGATAGTGTGGCCAGGCAGGCCGATATCAGCGTGTAATATCCGCCGGGTATCGCTTGATGTCCCAGGTGTTGCTGTAAAGGAGCAAAGAGATGCAACGACGTTCGTTCTTGAAGCACGCCGGTCTCGGCGCCGTCGCTACCGGAGCCGCCGTCAGCGCGCCCGCGTTCGCGCAGGACATGCCGTCATTGAGCTGGCGCCTGTCGTCCGGCTTCCCCAGCATCCTGGATCTGCGCATCGGCGCCGGCGAAAGCTTCTGCAAGTTCGTCTCGGAAGCCACTGGCGGCAAATTCAACATCCGCCACTTTCCCGAAGGCGAGATCGTGCCCGCCGCGGACCTGATGGAAGCGGTATCCACCAAGAAGGTGGAGTGCGGTCACGCGTCGTCCCGCGCCTACTACGCCAAGAACCCCGTCTTCTGCTTCGACGCCGCCGTGCCCTTCGGGCTGAACGCCAGGCAGATGAATGCCTGGATGAACGAGGGCGGTGGCCTGCGGCTGACCCGCGAACTCTTCAAGCCCGAAAAAATCATCAACTTTCCGCTGGGCAATACCGGCGCCCAGATGGGTGGTTGGTACACCAAGGAAATCAAGCGTGCGGGCGACCTGAAAGACCTGAAAATGCGCGTCGGCGGCCTGGCCGGCGACGTGCTGGCCAAGCTGGGCGTGGCGCCGCAGCAGGCCGATCCCGCCAAGCTGGCCGAAGCCTTCGAGAAAGACGGTCTGCAGGCGGTGGCGGGCGCGGGTCCCTACGATGACGACAAGCTCGGGCTGAATAAGGTTGCTAAGTATTACTACGCACCCGGCTGGTGGGCGCCCGGCGAGCAGCTGTCGCTCTATATCAATGACGAGGCCTGGAACGCGCTCCCCAAGAACTACCAGGCCGTGGTCGACGCCGCTGCCCAGGCCGCACACGCCGCCACCATCGCCCGCTATGACGCCCGCAACGCGGCCGCGCTGGCCCAATTGACCGCAAACGGCGCCCAAATCCGGACATTCCCGAGGTCCATCATGGACCTGGCGTTCGAGGCCACGCAGCAGGTCTATAAGGACTTGGGCGCTAAAGACCCCAGATTCAAGGCGATGCACGATAGTTACATGGGTTTTCGCGACAGCGAAATGCCATGGTTCCGCCTGACCGAAAGCGCCTACGACCAGTACTTGGGCGTAGCGTTATCGGCCAGAA encodes:
- a CDS encoding ABC transporter permease, whose product is MNAPVANTVPLRAVRAPSEKYLNYLQRDRARRRHIRIAQALLLAVFLCAWEILPRMHILNPLLTSYPSALWPTFIELWNNGQLGKHIMTTLSATLVGFGLSMAIGIVVAAALWWSDFLYKVLDPFLVVANAMPKIAFVPIFYLWLGSDYAVYGMAVAIAVFVTIMVIYAGFRGIDLNKVKLAHTFGASRWQVLTKVVLPGSVPTLIAAVKMNIGLALVGVIVGEFQSADSGLGFLIMNGSQVFKLNIVMTAIAILALISSVMYLIVYRIEAAIARRYG
- a CDS encoding isochorismatase family cysteine hydrolase; amino-acid sequence: MEFPQWVQDRVIARQGRLHPYDELPAARLAVVVVDMQQYFTLPGYQGECAPAREIIAPINRLCDAVRAAGGTIVWVQTASDNADLFWSHHHRVMLTPERSARRLETLRRDAPGYALHPDLHAQDSDLRVTKRFYSAMAPGSSELEPLLRGRGVDTLLIAGTVTNVCCESTARDAMMRDFRTIMVDDALAAVTPAEHEHALHGWMLFFGDVLSVDESIARLKPAQTVRKTA
- the yjgA gene encoding ribosome biogenesis factor YjgA; this translates as MNSHTEEESVDDGYDENGYDRPSKSQVKREMHALLDLGKQLIELSPERLKQLPLAERLYEAIRTAQRTTGREGKRRQVHFVGKLMRDAPADEIRTQLDIWENGSREETAAMHRLETLRDRLLDDDEALTKLLNSNPQADVQQLRALIRAARKEKQANAALLQGQEPQKKHYRALFQALKTLTL
- a CDS encoding ABC transporter substrate-binding protein, with the protein product MKSLPSPRLAAAALLALLAPLAAQAEALNPPVKVRYEEVVRSILYVPKYVALSQGYFKDAGLDVSMKTSQGTDKGMTALLSGSADIVLIGPEASIYVHNSESPVKPKIFAGLTATDGFFLLARKPVEKFDWSMLKGKEVIGFRPGSNPIVFLETALRKHGVDPQKDVKLLNNIGIPARAGAWMAGQGEYGIFLEPEAGELVRNGKGYIVASVGHEVGQVDYTVFTATDKYIRDNPKVIQAWTNVVARAEKYVKDTPAATLTPQIMTYFPGMDQAAVTEAIERYKQYQIWKTTPLVTAEAMNQLQDMLIASAVMKDNARVKYEDVVVTDFAKKAQ
- a CDS encoding alpha/beta hydrolase, giving the protein MNAPTDLLDCIEIETAPNPTHAVIWLHGLGADGNDFAPIVPELDLPAGASVRFVFPNAPVQRVTINNGMAMRSWYDILVMDLVRVEDAHGIRASEAAIHKLIARENARGIPTSRIVLAGFSQGCAMTLHTGIRLPEKLAGMMGLSGYLPLLDTAEAERHGANQDTPIFLAHGQYDPVVSLPRAQASLAELQRLGYDVQWHTYPMPHSVCAEEVADVSKFLNQVLV
- a CDS encoding TRAP transporter substrate-binding protein: MQRRSFLKHAGLGAVATGAAVSAPAFAQDMPSLSWRLSSGFPSILDLRIGAGESFCKFVSEATGGKFNIRHFPEGEIVPAADLMEAVSTKKVECGHASSRAYYAKNPVFCFDAAVPFGLNARQMNAWMNEGGGLRLTRELFKPEKIINFPLGNTGAQMGGWYTKEIKRAGDLKDLKMRVGGLAGDVLAKLGVAPQQADPAKLAEAFEKDGLQAVAGAGPYDDDKLGLNKVAKYYYAPGWWAPGEQLSLYINDEAWNALPKNYQAVVDAAAQAAHAATIARYDARNAAALAQLTANGAQIRTFPRSIMDLAFEATQQVYKDLGAKDPRFKAMHDSYMGFRDSEMPWFRLTESAYDQYLGVALSART
- the pmbA gene encoding metalloprotease PmbA translates to MVKTSSSLPLAANHARFSELVEQTLAYARQIGASDAAAEVSESLGLSVSVRKNDIETVEQTRDRSLDLTVYAGQSRGSASTSDFSEAALRQTVEAAWHIARHTAADPAAGLPDADQLATEFPDLDLHRAWSVSTEEAAELALRAERAAREVDARITNTDGATVGTYEGQFVMGNTRGFLGGYPYSRHSLSVAPIAGRGNGMQRDYWYSSERDPAKLASPEAIGRYAAERTLSRLSARRIRTGKFPVLFEAPLALGLVGALTQAANGGALYRKASFLLDALGKPIFPDHINLTEDPHIRGAMGSSPFDDEGVRTRRRNVVSAGVLEGYFLSSYTARKLGMVTTGNAGGSHNLVFSSTRTRRGDDFEAMLKKMGTGFLVTELIGQGVNYVTGDYSRGAFGYWVENGQIQHAVQEITIAGNLADMFKQIVAIGADTISRGTKTTGSILIEQMAIAGT
- a CDS encoding ABC transporter ATP-binding protein encodes the protein MGAVIHNLKPDPATAKIELREVCLSYFTQEGETEALANVSFTLAAGEFVSLIGQSGCGKSTLLSLIAGLIPPTSGAVMIDGQAVTKPNPRIGYMLQQDYLFEWRTILDNVMLGAEIQGRRDARSEARAVHLLEKCGLGAFLSHTPRQLSGGMRQRAALARTLVTEPDVILLDEPFSALDSQTRLAISDEVVDILRREGKTVVLVTHDIGEAIAMTDRVIVLSRRPGRLKSQYRIHYGDGTRPTPFQARSRPEFNTYFKQLWDELDVHVEG